From the genome of Kaistella daneshvariae, one region includes:
- a CDS encoding APC family permease, whose amino-acid sequence MNKKLSLWDATMLVMGSMIGSGIFIVSSDMMRNLGSGYWLLAVWVITGIMTVAAAISYGELSSMFPKAGGQYTYITEIFGKMTGFLYGWGLFTVIQTGTIAAVAMAFGKFTAYLIPALNNSDPIFQSGTFRITWVQILAIVVILFLTFINTKGVKNGKILQNLFTTSKIIALLGIIVFGFLLVKDSQWASNMSFGWNSFQDFGKEVGNDLLPTGWKSIGSITLLGGIAAAMVGSVFSSVAWENVTFVSGEIENPRKNVVKSMVLGTTIVMVLYMLVNFVYLNALDRDAIAFADKNRPAVAASEVIFGNLGTVIMAILVMISTFGCINGLVLAGARVFQTMAKDGLFFKSATETNRNGVPEKSLWMQGIWASILALSGQYGDLLDMISFVIVLFYMITVFGVIYLRIKKPHLERPYKTWLYPVTPLLYLLIGTAFCVLLIWFKPNYTWPGFILILLGVPVYWFINRKKRVE is encoded by the coding sequence ATGAATAAAAAACTTTCCCTTTGGGACGCCACCATGCTCGTCATGGGCTCCATGATCGGCAGCGGAATTTTCATCGTCAGTTCCGATATGATGCGGAATTTAGGTTCCGGCTACTGGCTCCTAGCTGTTTGGGTTATCACCGGAATTATGACGGTTGCAGCAGCAATTTCCTATGGCGAACTTTCCTCAATGTTTCCAAAAGCCGGCGGCCAGTACACCTACATTACCGAAATTTTCGGTAAAATGACAGGATTTTTATACGGTTGGGGACTTTTCACCGTCATCCAAACGGGTACAATTGCAGCGGTGGCGATGGCTTTCGGAAAGTTTACCGCCTATCTCATTCCGGCGCTAAATAATTCCGACCCCATTTTCCAGAGCGGAACTTTCCGAATTACCTGGGTGCAAATTTTAGCCATTGTTGTCATATTATTTCTGACATTCATCAATACCAAAGGCGTTAAAAACGGCAAAATCTTACAAAATCTCTTTACAACATCGAAAATTATCGCTTTGCTGGGCATTATCGTTTTCGGTTTTCTGTTGGTAAAAGATTCGCAGTGGGCAAGCAACATGAGTTTTGGCTGGAACAGTTTTCAGGATTTCGGTAAAGAAGTTGGCAACGACTTGCTGCCAACCGGCTGGAAATCCATCGGCAGCATCACACTTTTGGGCGGAATCGCCGCCGCCATGGTGGGCTCAGTTTTCAGTTCTGTGGCTTGGGAAAATGTAACTTTCGTTTCCGGTGAGATTGAAAATCCACGCAAAAACGTTGTGAAATCCATGGTTTTGGGAACCACGATTGTTATGGTTTTGTATATGCTCGTCAATTTTGTGTATCTCAACGCTTTAGACCGCGACGCGATTGCTTTTGCCGATAAAAACCGTCCGGCTGTTGCGGCTTCCGAAGTTATTTTTGGCAATCTCGGAACCGTAATTATGGCTATTTTGGTCATGATTTCCACTTTCGGCTGCATCAACGGTTTGGTGCTCGCCGGCGCACGCGTTTTTCAAACCATGGCAAAAGACGGCTTATTTTTTAAATCAGCCACCGAAACCAACAGAAATGGCGTTCCGGAAAAATCCCTTTGGATGCAGGGAATCTGGGCATCTATTCTCGCGCTCAGCGGCCAGTACGGCGATTTGCTCGACATGATTTCCTTCGTCATCGTACTTTTCTACATGATCACTGTTTTCGGCGTCATTTACCTGCGCATCAAAAAACCACACCTCGAGAGACCTTACAAAACCTGGCTTTATCCGGTAACGCCACTGCTTTATTTGCTCATCGGTACCGCATTTTGCGTGCTGCTCATCTGGTTCAAACCGAATTACACCTGGCCAGGCTTCATCCTCATTTTACTCGGCGTTCCCGTTTATTGGTTCATCAACCGTAAAAAAAGGGTCGAATAA
- a CDS encoding 1,4-dihydroxy-2-naphthoyl-CoA synthase produces MTDWKTVKEYDDITYQKSGGVARIAINRPEVRNAFRPKTTSELYDAFYHVSEDSSVGVVLLTGEGPSPKDGGHAFCSGGDQKARGEQGYVGEDGRHRLNILEVQRLIRFMPKVVIAVVNGWAVGGGHSLHVVCDLTLASKEHAIFKQTDADVTSFDGGYGSAYLAKMVGQKKAREIFFLGRNYSAQEAADMGMVNAVIPHAELEDTAYEWAQEILGKSPMSVRMLKFAMNLTDDGMVGQQVFAGEATRLAYMTEEAKEGRNAFLEKRKPDFGDNKWIS; encoded by the coding sequence ATGACAGACTGGAAAACCGTAAAAGAGTACGATGACATCACGTACCAAAAAAGTGGCGGCGTTGCCCGAATCGCGATAAACCGTCCGGAAGTTCGCAATGCTTTCCGCCCGAAAACCACTTCTGAATTATATGATGCTTTTTACCACGTTTCCGAAGATTCTTCCGTAGGTGTCGTTTTGCTCACAGGCGAAGGTCCGAGTCCGAAAGATGGCGGCCATGCTTTTTGCAGCGGCGGCGACCAAAAAGCGCGTGGTGAGCAGGGTTACGTAGGTGAAGATGGCAGACATCGTTTAAATATATTGGAAGTTCAGCGTTTGATCCGTTTCATGCCGAAAGTGGTCATTGCGGTGGTGAACGGTTGGGCTGTGGGCGGTGGACATTCATTGCATGTGGTCTGTGACTTAACTTTAGCCAGCAAAGAGCACGCAATTTTCAAGCAAACGGACGCAGATGTTACCAGTTTTGACGGCGGGTACGGCTCCGCTTATCTCGCAAAAATGGTGGGTCAGAAAAAAGCACGCGAAATTTTCTTTTTAGGCAGAAATTATTCCGCGCAGGAAGCTGCAGATATGGGAATGGTAAATGCGGTAATTCCACACGCAGAACTCGAAGATACAGCTTACGAATGGGCGCAGGAAATCTTAGGAAAATCGCCGATGTCCGTCCGAATGTTGAAATTCGCCATGAACTTAACCGACGACGGAATGGTGGGCCAGCAGGTTTTTGCGGGCGAAGCCACACGTTTGGCGTATATGACCGAAGAAGCCAAAGAAGGCCGCAACGCGTTCCTGGAAAAAAGAAAACCGGATTTCGGCGACAACAAATGGATTTCGTAG
- the menA gene encoding 1,4-dihydroxy-2-naphthoate octaprenyltransferase — protein MIDWIKAARLRTLPLSMSGIILGSFIARWRIVEAGGNWDWRIFALALLVTLLYQVLSNFANDYGDGIRGTDQLRVNEAEQRAVASGKITAIQMRNAVILFSILALAATIALLYFAFFKDGFITEFYTFVGLGVACILAAIGYTVGKKPYGYIGLGDIFVFIFFGLVSVCGSYFLFTKEFHWDTLLPASAVGLLSAAVLNLNNMRDIKTDEVSGKKTLALRLGFKKAMVYEIILLQLPLLLVLVFMMMNGLHTQGKYYAFIFFILMLPMTGLRRKIMQVNEPKELDPFLKQVGIMTLTMAVLVAFGLNYFN, from the coding sequence ATGATTGATTGGATCAAGGCAGCTCGCCTGCGCACATTACCTCTTTCCATGAGCGGAATTATTCTCGGCTCCTTTATCGCGCGTTGGCGCATTGTGGAAGCCGGTGGAAACTGGGACTGGCGGATTTTTGCACTGGCGCTTTTGGTGACTTTGCTGTATCAGGTGCTTTCGAATTTTGCAAATGATTATGGCGACGGCATCCGCGGAACAGATCAATTACGGGTGAATGAAGCGGAGCAAAGAGCTGTAGCTTCCGGAAAAATTACCGCAATACAAATGCGAAATGCGGTTATCCTCTTTTCAATTTTGGCTCTGGCAGCGACCATTGCCCTTTTATATTTTGCTTTTTTTAAAGACGGCTTTATCACCGAATTTTACACTTTTGTCGGCTTGGGCGTGGCTTGTATTTTGGCGGCAATCGGTTATACAGTGGGTAAGAAACCGTATGGATACATAGGTTTGGGCGACATTTTTGTCTTTATATTTTTTGGTTTGGTCTCAGTTTGTGGCAGCTATTTTCTTTTTACCAAAGAATTTCATTGGGACACCTTGTTACCGGCCTCAGCAGTGGGTTTACTCAGTGCCGCGGTTTTGAATCTGAACAATATGCGCGACATTAAAACCGATGAAGTAAGCGGCAAAAAAACTTTGGCTTTAAGACTTGGTTTTAAAAAAGCGATGGTTTACGAAATAATTCTTCTTCAGCTGCCTCTGCTTTTGGTTTTGGTTTTCATGATGATGAACGGGCTCCACACGCAGGGAAAATATTATGCTTTTATCTTCTTTATTTTAATGTTGCCAATGACTGGACTGCGCCGCAAAATTATGCAGGTGAACGAGCCCAAAGAACTGGATCCTTTCTTAAAACAGGTAGGAATCATGACTTTAACAATGGCCGTTTTAGTGGCTTTTGGACTGAATTATTTTAATTAA
- a CDS encoding DUF6496 domain-containing protein produces MAERKYSKKAQDKIEKVMHEFKEGELKSSSGDKVTNRKQAVAIGISEAKEDGLKVPKQSKKN; encoded by the coding sequence ATGGCAGAACGCAAATATTCAAAAAAAGCTCAGGACAAAATTGAAAAAGTAATGCATGAGTTTAAGGAAGGTGAACTGAAATCATCTTCCGGTGACAAAGTAACCAACCGCAAACAGGCGGTGGCAATTGGCATTTCCGAAGCGAAAGAGGATGGTCTGAAAGTGCCAAAACAATCAAAGAAAAACTAA
- a CDS encoding M14 family zinc carboxypeptidase: MSIVNFYTPNPNFPNRYISPEKLFFFLQENYSDFIQQVGTSDLNKPIYMLSLGNGDVNILAWSQMHGNESNATHAILDLLEIFKQHPELNKDLFLKISLDFVLMLNPDGSEKWTRRNALDIDINRDFLKESSKEILILKELYTKKKYDYALNLHEQRTIFSTDGVHPATLSFLAPSQDFERTLTVGRKKSMAVISRMFEKLDPLLPNQIARYTDEFYPTSLGDNLMRKGIPNVLFEGGHFPNDYLRKETRKFYTIALYEALNAMADLNGSTEGWENYQEIPPNKETHFDIIYRNVKLNTEYLCVLDIAVQYKEIIEPGNTEISFEPIVVEVGDVGRKKGWQEIDCTGKTFVSEHRFPKLNKKVDFTIE, translated from the coding sequence ATGTCTATTGTGAATTTTTATACTCCAAATCCCAACTTCCCAAACCGCTATATTTCCCCCGAAAAATTATTTTTTTTCCTACAGGAGAATTACAGCGACTTCATTCAGCAGGTCGGCACCTCGGATTTGAACAAACCGATCTACATGTTAAGTCTGGGGAACGGTGACGTAAATATTCTGGCGTGGTCGCAAATGCACGGCAATGAATCGAATGCTACCCATGCAATTTTGGATCTCCTCGAAATTTTTAAGCAGCACCCTGAGCTTAATAAAGACTTATTTTTAAAAATTTCGCTTGATTTTGTTCTGATGTTAAATCCGGACGGCTCCGAAAAATGGACACGCCGAAATGCACTTGATATTGATATCAACCGTGATTTTTTAAAGGAATCAAGCAAAGAAATTTTAATTCTTAAAGAACTGTACACTAAGAAGAAGTACGATTACGCGCTGAATTTGCACGAGCAGCGAACCATTTTCAGCACCGATGGTGTACATCCGGCGACTTTGTCGTTTTTGGCGCCGTCGCAGGATTTCGAGCGAACGCTCACCGTGGGTCGTAAAAAATCCATGGCGGTAATCAGCAGAATGTTTGAAAAATTAGATCCATTATTGCCAAATCAGATTGCGCGTTATACCGACGAATTTTACCCAACTTCATTAGGCGACAATCTGATGCGAAAAGGAATTCCCAACGTTTTGTTTGAAGGCGGACATTTCCCAAACGATTATTTGCGGAAAGAAACACGGAAATTTTACACGATTGCACTCTACGAAGCTTTGAACGCGATGGCGGACTTAAATGGAAGCACCGAAGGTTGGGAAAATTATCAGGAAATACCACCGAATAAAGAAACGCATTTCGATATCATTTACCGGAACGTAAAACTAAACACCGAATATCTCTGCGTTTTAGATATAGCCGTTCAGTATAAAGAAATAATCGAACCCGGAAATACCGAAATTTCTTTCGAACCAATTGTAGTTGAAGTTGGTGATGTGGGCAGAAAAAAAGGCTGGCAGGAAATCGACTGTACCGGAAAAACTTTTGTTTCCGAGCACCGTTTTCCGAAACTCAATAAAAAAGTAGATTTTACTATTGAATAA
- a CDS encoding putative signal transducing protein → MSELVAIFQSSYLYEIELARTKLASREIPSYIKNEYVNNIAVFPMSQNYFLLVSARDFEAAEKILQENDEITDEDFKEL, encoded by the coding sequence ATGTCAGAACTGGTCGCTATTTTTCAATCCTCATACTTATACGAAATCGAGTTGGCGCGAACCAAACTTGCCTCGCGTGAAATCCCGAGCTACATCAAAAACGAATATGTTAACAACATCGCCGTTTTCCCGATGTCGCAAAATTATTTCCTCTTGGTAAGCGCGCGCGATTTCGAAGCCGCAGAAAAAATCCTTCAGGAAAACGACGAAATCACCGACGAAGATTTCAAGGAACTGTAA
- a CDS encoding AAA family ATPase, with protein sequence MSIIQIENMKLAELAKELNISIQNFLKFIQDFDLELADCLTTSFDVKPDFVRFARENKDFLRKYAEDLTKSKSVEQIAENIKQPTEKVAQIIKDEKPQIFENGMYRSSVSSFGIDHKLGGNYQFVYNYFGKSTKLAKRDFIGYRDLFFFISEALEPFLSDVSVSNWGIHKPAGIILYGPPGSGKIFWANKIAEIIGYDFKEIKKHFLGTTLVDNEKTDFNDFLVSMMQEEKVILFLENFDQLMAVRNEETSVNGCDEETKEIILHYIGHFEEEKILMVGAADSLFKIDRELLAPGRFDVAIPVFPPNAKERAEMLLYHMTKELAPDALLLKILEFNKANLLPFWQEISAKMKAYSNTMLVDFTQSLKKRIRNLYQTENSTEIKITKNLLEAAFKDAATKLTDQYLNQVEQFLKEVSRNNFEDFQLRIRALAEELEYYRVVEKPRKSIGFKSGTDS encoded by the coding sequence TTGAGTATCATTCAAATTGAAAATATGAAACTCGCCGAACTCGCTAAAGAACTTAATATATCCATACAAAACTTTCTAAAATTCATCCAGGATTTCGATCTCGAGCTTGCAGACTGCCTTACCACCAGTTTTGATGTTAAACCAGATTTCGTTCGTTTCGCACGCGAAAACAAAGACTTTCTCAGAAAGTATGCTGAAGATCTCACAAAAAGTAAATCGGTTGAACAAATCGCCGAAAACATAAAGCAGCCCACGGAAAAAGTCGCACAGATTATAAAGGACGAAAAACCGCAGATTTTCGAAAACGGCATGTACCGTTCCTCGGTTTCCAGCTTTGGAATTGATCATAAACTGGGCGGAAATTACCAATTTGTTTATAATTATTTCGGTAAAAGCACTAAACTTGCCAAACGGGATTTTATTGGCTATCGAGACCTTTTTTTCTTTATTTCTGAAGCTTTAGAACCTTTTTTAAGCGACGTTTCGGTGTCGAATTGGGGAATTCATAAACCTGCGGGAATAATTTTGTACGGCCCGCCGGGAAGCGGAAAAATCTTTTGGGCGAATAAAATTGCTGAAATTATCGGCTATGATTTTAAAGAAATAAAAAAGCATTTTCTTGGAACAACGCTGGTGGATAATGAGAAAACCGATTTTAACGATTTTCTGGTTTCTATGATGCAGGAAGAAAAAGTAATTCTTTTTCTGGAAAACTTCGACCAGCTGATGGCGGTACGCAACGAAGAAACTTCCGTAAATGGCTGCGATGAGGAAACAAAGGAAATTATTCTGCACTACATCGGGCACTTTGAGGAAGAAAAAATCCTAATGGTCGGTGCCGCAGATTCCCTCTTCAAAATTGACCGCGAACTTTTAGCGCCTGGACGTTTTGATGTTGCGATTCCCGTTTTTCCGCCAAATGCGAAAGAACGCGCTGAAATGCTGCTGTATCACATGACCAAAGAATTAGCGCCGGATGCACTTTTGCTAAAAATCCTGGAGTTCAATAAAGCAAATTTACTCCCGTTTTGGCAGGAAATTTCCGCTAAAATGAAAGCTTATTCGAACACCATGCTGGTAGATTTTACGCAAAGTCTCAAAAAAAGGATTCGGAATCTTTATCAGACCGAAAATTCAACTGAGATTAAGATAACAAAAAACCTGCTGGAAGCTGCTTTTAAAGACGCTGCCACCAAACTGACCGACCAGTATTTAAACCAAGTTGAGCAGTTTCTGAAAGAAGTTTCACGCAATAATTTTGAAGATTTCCAGCTGCGGATTCGCGCCTTAGCCGAAGAGTTGGAATATTACCGTGTAGTAGAAAAACCACGGAAATCCATCGGTTTTAAATCCGGCACAGACAGCTAA
- a CDS encoding TerC family protein, with product MANETIFLLGFLVFIVIILALDLGLLNKKSDTVSMKQAGLMSFFVVALSMVFYFVLTHYGHLLHGIDSIEKLQEVVSRHHHPVKIIPGNLEDSIYLYNQNLGLEYLTGYVVEYALSVDNIFVMVLIFTAFGVAPKNYHRVLFWGILGAIVMRFIFIFIGAALIQKFEWIMYVFGAFLVFTGVKMFLEKDHEDKIDSHNHPVVKFANKHFKVHNQFVGNKFFVTIDGVKKMTPLFLVLIIIEFTDLIFAVDSIPAIFSVTKDPYVVFFSNIFAIIGLRSMFFLLAGIIDKFRYLKVGLALLLTFIGLKMLFHHYLDDIGFSTTDSLFIIVGILGGSIFLSLVLPERKKVRKLKYDPEKDKHLRK from the coding sequence ATGGCAAACGAAACAATATTTCTACTGGGTTTCCTGGTATTCATTGTAATTATTCTGGCGTTGGATCTGGGTTTACTGAATAAAAAATCCGATACCGTGTCGATGAAACAGGCGGGGCTAATGAGCTTTTTCGTGGTTGCGCTTTCAATGGTTTTTTATTTTGTGCTTACCCACTACGGTCACCTACTCCACGGCATCGACAGTATTGAAAAACTTCAGGAAGTGGTCTCTAGACATCACCATCCAGTAAAAATCATTCCTGGAAATCTGGAAGACAGTATCTATTTATATAACCAGAATTTAGGTCTGGAATATCTCACCGGCTATGTTGTTGAATACGCGCTCTCGGTGGACAATATATTTGTGATGGTGCTGATCTTCACCGCGTTTGGTGTAGCGCCGAAAAACTATCACCGCGTGCTGTTCTGGGGCATTCTGGGCGCTATTGTAATGCGTTTCATCTTCATCTTCATCGGCGCTGCCTTAATTCAGAAGTTTGAATGGATTATGTATGTCTTCGGGGCTTTTCTGGTCTTTACCGGGGTGAAAATGTTTCTGGAAAAAGATCATGAAGATAAAATTGATTCGCACAACCACCCTGTGGTAAAGTTTGCGAACAAGCATTTTAAAGTCCACAATCAATTTGTGGGCAACAAGTTTTTTGTAACCATTGACGGCGTGAAAAAAATGACACCACTGTTTTTGGTTTTAATCATTATCGAGTTTACCGATTTAATTTTCGCCGTAGATAGCATTCCTGCCATTTTTTCCGTAACCAAAGATCCTTACGTGGTCTTCTTTTCAAATATTTTTGCCATCATCGGGCTTCGCTCCATGTTCTTTTTATTAGCCGGAATTATCGACAAGTTCAGATATCTGAAAGTCGGTTTGGCGCTGCTTTTAACCTTTATCGGCCTCAAGATGTTATTCCACCATTACCTGGATGATATTGGCTTTTCAACCACCGATTCGCTCTTTATCATCGTCGGAATTTTAGGAGGAAGTATTTTCCTTTCGCTGGTTTTACCTGAACGCAAAAAGGTAAGGAAACTAAAATACGATCCCGAAAAGGATAAGCATTTAAGAAAATAA
- a CDS encoding metal-dependent hydrolase, whose product MRFKFLGQNCFLFTYNGKNILSDPFYNFQKEKSGFDITAQKIDYILITHAHGDHIADVKEVLENHPDTQIIGQPEICGYFGHKNSIDINFGGSAKIDDLKISMVPASHTSSFPDGSYGGEPAGYFFRLPGKNIYFSGDTGVMADMEIFPKLFGFIDLAILPVGSHYTMCARKASFAALELLKTPRVIGCHFDTFPPITINHEEAEQHFKEKNIDFTLPKLGEEFEI is encoded by the coding sequence ATTAGATTTAAATTTCTCGGACAAAACTGTTTTTTGTTCACGTACAACGGCAAAAATATCCTTTCCGATCCTTTTTATAATTTCCAGAAAGAAAAATCCGGGTTTGATATTACAGCGCAGAAAATCGATTATATTTTAATCACGCATGCGCACGGCGACCATATCGCAGACGTGAAAGAAGTTCTGGAAAATCATCCAGATACCCAAATCATCGGACAACCGGAAATTTGCGGCTATTTTGGGCATAAAAATTCCATTGATATCAACTTTGGCGGTTCGGCAAAAATTGATGATTTGAAAATTTCTATGGTTCCGGCAAGTCATACCAGTTCTTTCCCAGACGGAAGTTATGGTGGCGAACCCGCAGGTTATTTTTTCCGCCTGCCGGGCAAGAATATTTACTTTTCCGGCGATACCGGCGTAATGGCTGACATGGAAATTTTCCCGAAACTTTTCGGTTTTATCGATTTGGCGATTCTTCCGGTAGGTTCACATTACACGATGTGCGCCAGAAAAGCAAGTTTTGCGGCGTTGGAATTGCTGAAAACACCACGCGTTATTGGCTGCCATTTCGATACTTTTCCGCCGATTACCATTAATCACGAAGAAGCGGAACAACATTTCAAAGAAAAGAATATCGATTTTACCTTACCAAAATTGGGTGAAGAATTTGAAATCTAA
- a CDS encoding DUF4920 domain-containing protein codes for MKKLALVLSFIFATGAMAQKTDGPPAGMAMVGDSYGAQVSEKAEKTAISPAELDQKLAQSAKVENVAVKGKVLEVCENKGCWMTIQTDNNERFFVKMKDYGFFVPTTLVGKNIVLEGNAETKTISVEEQRHYAEDAKKSTAEIEAITKPKEEIRFLASGIRVVK; via the coding sequence ATGAAAAAATTAGCGCTTGTTTTATCTTTTATTTTTGCAACGGGTGCAATGGCCCAGAAAACCGATGGACCGCCGGCAGGAATGGCTATGGTTGGTGATTCTTATGGTGCTCAAGTTTCAGAAAAAGCGGAAAAAACCGCGATTTCACCGGCAGAATTGGACCAGAAGTTGGCGCAATCTGCAAAGGTGGAAAATGTAGCGGTGAAAGGTAAAGTTCTGGAGGTTTGTGAAAATAAAGGTTGCTGGATGACCATACAGACCGATAATAATGAGCGGTTTTTCGTGAAGATGAAAGATTATGGCTTCTTCGTTCCGACTACTTTAGTTGGAAAAAACATCGTTCTGGAAGGTAATGCGGAAACGAAAACCATTTCGGTAGAAGAGCAGCGCCATTACGCTGAGGACGCGAAGAAATCAACTGCTGAAATTGAAGCGATTACCAAACCTAAAGAAGAAATCCGATTTTTGGCAAGCGGAATTCGGGTAGTGAAATAA
- a CDS encoding helix-turn-helix transcriptional regulator yields the protein MDLKERISEVIAYSQFSLSEFADEIEVQRSSISHITSGRNKPSLDFLMKIKSRFPELEWEWLIEGKGEMLKNGDLAANNLETPPKSKTTSLPDLFSLINDESFGVTESEDKVAPQFLPESNISAQGEKKNQISDSQRLASEEVSQPRAAPGSPQSNVKRIVLFYENGKFETFEP from the coding sequence ATGGATTTAAAGGAAAGAATTTCAGAAGTTATAGCCTATTCGCAATTTTCATTGTCTGAATTTGCGGACGAGATCGAAGTACAGCGTTCCAGCATTTCGCACATCACTTCGGGAAGAAATAAACCGTCCCTTGATTTTTTGATGAAAATTAAAAGCCGCTTTCCGGAACTGGAATGGGAATGGCTCATTGAAGGAAAAGGTGAAATGCTAAAAAATGGCGATTTAGCGGCAAATAACCTAGAAACTCCACCGAAATCCAAGACTACTTCCCTGCCCGATTTGTTCTCCTTAATCAATGATGAATCGTTCGGCGTTACCGAATCTGAAGATAAAGTGGCGCCGCAGTTTCTGCCAGAATCGAATATTTCAGCCCAGGGCGAAAAGAAAAATCAAATAAGCGATTCTCAGCGATTAGCATCTGAAGAAGTTTCACAACCGCGGGCAGCGCCCGGCAGTCCGCAATCCAACGTGAAGCGAATCGTGCTGTTTTACGAAAACGGCAAATTTGAAACTTTCGAGCCGTAA